From a region of the Listeria monocytogenes ATCC 19117 genome:
- the noc gene encoding nucleoid occlusion protein: MPFSRLFGKKEKNQMDDIVEEGVQRVQELPMDKIFPNQFQPRTVFDQDKIDELARTIRIHGVIQPIVVREMEPDYYEIIAGERRFRAVLSLEMEKIPAIIQNLDDEEVAAIALIENLQREELTPIEEAKAYRSLLDMQDVTQEALAQRVGKSQSAIANKMRLLKLPETVQEAVLNKQISERHARSLLALETEEQQVAILAEIAENHWNVKQTEARIQEILGVKKPVATKKTKPKRQAISRDVRIAMNTIKQSVTMVKDNGMDLDFTEEETDDFYQITIQIPKKK, encoded by the coding sequence ATGCCTTTTTCACGTTTATTTGGAAAAAAAGAGAAGAATCAAATGGATGATATAGTAGAAGAAGGAGTACAACGCGTACAAGAACTTCCTATGGATAAAATTTTCCCGAACCAATTCCAACCACGGACAGTATTCGATCAAGATAAGATTGATGAACTTGCTCGAACTATCCGAATTCACGGCGTTATTCAGCCGATTGTGGTTAGAGAAATGGAACCGGATTATTATGAAATCATTGCAGGCGAGCGTCGTTTTCGTGCTGTGCTTTCTTTAGAAATGGAAAAAATTCCAGCAATTATTCAAAATTTAGATGATGAAGAAGTAGCAGCGATTGCGTTAATTGAAAACTTGCAACGTGAAGAATTGACGCCAATTGAGGAAGCGAAAGCGTATCGGAGTTTACTAGACATGCAGGACGTGACACAAGAAGCCCTTGCGCAACGTGTCGGGAAAAGCCAGTCTGCCATTGCAAACAAAATGCGACTTCTAAAACTACCAGAAACTGTCCAAGAAGCCGTTCTTAACAAACAAATTTCAGAGCGCCATGCTCGTTCGTTACTCGCATTAGAAACAGAAGAACAGCAAGTCGCAATTTTAGCCGAAATAGCTGAAAATCACTGGAACGTCAAACAAACCGAAGCAAGAATTCAAGAAATTTTGGGCGTGAAAAAACCAGTAGCTACTAAAAAAACCAAACCAAAACGCCAAGCTATTAGTCGTGACGTGCGTATCGCTATGAATACGATTAAACAATCGGTTACAATGGTTAAAGATAACGGAATGGACCTAGATTTCACCGAAGAAGAGACAGATGATTTTTATCAAATTACCATTCAAATTCCTAAAAAGAAATAA
- a CDS encoding MurR/RpiR family transcriptional regulator gives MTILNEIQQNYNQLPNKEKQIAKYILEKSDELKNINIKELAEETGTSISTITRFCRHVRCDSFVDLKMRVNTAATMVPSLGYDDLFEEVYSFYHKVIDNTVKLIEPAKIREVVQYIQEAKRVYICGVGSSGLTAVEMSQRLIRMGLNVISVNDPHMMIITSSITTKEDFVIGISNSGNTPELVTALKIAKKNKSKVATFTSFENSEMTEISDVTIPVYNTLFVSKRYFANSQFSIMYVMDIISMMLLQNESYRDNMEKTINTVTDEFH, from the coding sequence ATGACGATTTTAAATGAAATCCAACAAAATTACAATCAATTACCGAATAAAGAAAAACAAATTGCGAAGTATATTTTAGAAAAAAGTGATGAACTCAAGAATATTAATATTAAAGAGCTAGCTGAAGAAACTGGCACATCCATTTCGACGATAACGAGATTTTGTCGCCATGTACGCTGTGATAGTTTTGTTGATTTGAAAATGCGGGTGAATACTGCAGCGACAATGGTTCCGTCACTTGGTTATGATGACCTTTTTGAAGAGGTTTATTCGTTCTACCATAAAGTAATTGATAACACGGTGAAGCTGATTGAACCAGCGAAGATCCGTGAAGTGGTGCAGTACATTCAAGAAGCTAAGCGAGTCTATATTTGCGGCGTCGGAAGTTCGGGGCTCACTGCCGTTGAAATGTCGCAGCGCCTTATTCGAATGGGGTTAAACGTCATCAGTGTCAACGATCCGCATATGATGATTATCACTAGCTCCATCACAACAAAAGAAGATTTTGTTATCGGCATTTCCAATTCAGGTAACACCCCAGAGCTAGTCACGGCGCTAAAAATCGCTAAGAAAAACAAAAGTAAAGTTGCTACATTTACCAGTTTTGAAAATAGTGAAATGACCGAAATCAGTGACGTCACTATTCCGGTTTACAATACTTTATTCGTAAGTAAAAGGTATTTTGCTAATAGCCAGTTTTCGATTATGTATGTGATGGATATTATTTCCATGATGTTGCTACAAAATGAGTCTTACCGCGACAATATGGAAAAAACCATCAATACCGTTACCGATGAATTTCATTAA